The Anaeromyxobacter sp. Fw109-5 genomic interval GAGTGGCGCTCGTCCCGCGACCTGTTCCCGTCGTCGAAGCCACGCGTTGGTGGGCCGCCCGTGTCCCCCAAGTTCGGCACGGGGCAGGCGCGCCGGCAACCCGTCCCGCCGCGACCGACCACGACGCTCGGTCGCGGGCGCGCGGGCGTTGGGGTGACGCCTGTCGCCGCGAGGGCTCTACCGCCTGCCGGGTCGGGACGCAAGCTTCCCTGGAGTGGATCCGGCGAAGGAAGTCGTGGCGGAGCCCGGCGCACACACCGTGCGGGATTTCACCCGCCGTGCCCGCCGGCTCGCCGCGCTCCACGTCGCCCTCGCCATGGGGGCCGTCGCCGGCGAGGTGCTCCTCGCGGTCCGGGGCAAGGTGCTCGTCACCCTCACGCAGCGCTCCAACGTCGAGACGCTCACCCTCGCCTTCTTCGCGGTGTTCTTCGCCTACGTCGGGGTCCTCGGCGCGCGCGGCTTCCCCGGAGCGCTCCAGGTCCTCCGCTTCGCGCTCCTCGCGCGGGTGCGCGGCGGCGACGCAGCCGAGCGCGCCAAGCACGAGGCCCTCGGGCCGCCCCGGGCCGAGCCGCCCCTCGCCGCCGTGAACGTGGTCCTCGAGCGGGCGGACGCCCCCGGCCGACCCTTCGAGCTGCGGGTCGAGGACGCGGCGGGATCGATGGGGCGGCTGCACGTGGACGGCGCGCGCGTCCAGCACCGCCCCCACCGCCGGGACGGCTCGAACAACCTCCTCGCCTACTTCGCGCACCAGGTGGACGACGTCGCGGGCCGCCGGCAAGGACGGACGGTGGACGTCGTCGAGTGGGGGACGCTCGACGACGAGGGCACGCACGAGTTCCTCGCGCTGGCCGAGTTCGGGCGCAACCTCGGCAACGCGCTCGGGAAGCACGGCCTCTGGCCGCGCGTCGTCCTCACCGCCGAGGACTGCGCCGAGCTCGAGCGGCGCCTCTCGGCGATCTGCCCGGCCCTGCGCGACGAGGGGTTCCTGCCGCACTGGGAGTACCAGGGGGAGCACAAGCTCCCCATCGTGCCGGAGCCGCTCGGGCTCGCGAGCCTCGGGCGGACCGAGCGGCGCGCCGATCCGCTCCCATCGCTCACCGCGCTGACCGTCGTCGTCGCGGCGGCGACCGCGATCCTCGCCGCCGTGATCTTCTTCCCGCCGTGGGTGCCGGGGAAGTGACGTGAAGCGCGCCCTCACGATCCTCCTCGTCGCCGCAGCGTTCGCCCTCGCCGTGAGGGCGTGCGCGGGGCCCCGACCACGGATCGCGGCGTCGTGGCTGGAGCAGGCGCCGGGGGGCTGGGTCGCCGCCGCGCGCGTCCGCAACGAGGGCGGCGCGGGAGAGATCCAGGTGACGTTCCGCCTGCGCGACCGCGCGACGGGGCGATCGATCCCGGCGGAGGCCACCGCGCACGCCCAGGACGGCGAGGAGATCGAGGTGCGGGTGTGGGTGCCGGCGCCGCCGGGGAGCTGGTCGCTCGAGGCGGAGTCGGAGTACCCGCCCCGCTGAGCGAGGGCCGTCAGCCTCCGACGTCCGCCGCGGACGCTGCGGGCGAAGGCCCCGCGCGCCGCCGCACCACCGCCACCATCACCAGCAGGGCGGCGATCCCGGCGAGCGTCAGCATGACGTCCATGGCGAGCGAGCCGCGCGACCCGCGGAGCTCCGCCGGGAAGAGCCACCCGCCCGCCGCCCACCCGTCGAGCCACGTGACGTAGCTGATGGCGAGGTTCGAGGAGGCGTTGAACAGCGCGTACTTCGTGGTGGTCGCGGCCGTGTGGCCGATGAGCTCGAGCACCATGCCGGCCCAGGTGGCGAAGGCGATCCCGTTCGCGAAGGAGTAGGCGAGCGTGCCCCACGCGTAGGTCGTCTGCGTGAGCGGCGCGAGCAGCATGGCGAGCGCCGAGAGCGCGGTGAGCCCGCCCGCGGCCGCGTAGGCGAGGCGCCGGCTCATGCGGTCGGCGAGGTAGCCCCCCACGAGCGCGCCCGCCGCCGCCGTCAGCCCGCCGCCGATGCCGTTCACGATCCCGACCACGCGCCCCGTCGCGCCGAAGTCCGGCGCCATCCCGGCGAACAGGTTCGTGAGCGCCCCGCAGCCCACCGGTACGAGGCAGATCACGAGCCCGGTGAAGCCGTCGCGGCTGCGGACCGTGCGGCCCAGGTCCTTCAGCATCTCCCACAGGTGCCGCCCGAGCGCCCGCGCCAGGCTCCCCGCCTGCGCGACGGCCAGATCGACGCGGCGCGGCTCGACGATGCGCAGCGCGAGCGCCGCGCTCGCGACGATCACCACGGCGAGGACGAGGCCGCCGGCGCGCGGCGAGACGTGCTCCGAGACCCACAGCGCGAGGGCGCCGAGCAGGCCCGTCCCGCCCACGTTCGAGGCCATCGAGAACCCGCCCGCCTTGCCCTTGTCCTCGAGCCGGGTGGTGATCGCCATGAGCGCGTTGTTCGCGGCGTGCGCGGTCGTGGCGGTCGCCTGGGCCAGCATCACGAGGGTCGTGTACAGGCCCAGGTTCCGCAGCGGGTCCGGGACGAGCGAGGCCGCGACGAGGAGCCCCGCCGTCGCCGCGGTCATGGCGAGGTACCAGGCGCGCTTCAGCGAACCGATGTCGAGCACCGGGATCCAGAGGATCTTGAAGGCGTGCGGGGCGAACACCGCGGCGCTGATCGCGCCCACCCGATCGAGCGGCACGCCACCCTGCCGCAGCCAGAACGGCATGGCGATCATGGCGTAGCCGACCGCCGCCCCGAACGGCAGATCGAGGAAGAGGAACAGGAAGGGGGGCGTCGGGCGCGCGGGGTCGGAGGCGAGCGTCGTCGTCACGCGGCGCACTCTACCGCGCCTCCAGCCACCGCCCGATCCCCGCCTGCGTCCGCTCGCGGAGGGCCACGTCCTGGCGGAGCCGCTCGAGCGTCTGCGCGATGGCCTGGCGCGCCTCGTCGAGCGGGTGCGCCGCCAGGAACGCCTCGGCCTCCTCCAGCTCCCGCCGCTCGACGAGCGCGCCCATCGCCTCCACGATGCGGCGCAGCAGCATGGGGGCGCCCTTCACGCGCGCGTGCAGCCGCTCCCAATCCGCCCGCAGCCGCTCCCAGAACGGCCGGCGCGCGGTGCGGTTCGCGAGGAGCGCGGCCACGAACGAGGCGACGTCCTGCAGCGGGACCTCGTCGGTGAAGGCCAGCTCCACGCCGCGCGCGGCCAGGTTCGGGTCCTCGAAGGAGGCGAGGGCGAGCAGCCAGCGGCGGCGGAAGGCCGGATCGGTCTCCTTCGCGAAGAGCGCGCGGAACCGCTCGAAGCGGGACGCGTCCCCCGCGCGCGCCGCCATCGCCACGGAGGCGTCGTGCAGGTTCGGCTCCAGCGCCTTGCGGTCGCCGGCGATCCACCGGTCGAGGCGGGCCGCGGCCTCGCCGACCACCCCCGCGCTCCGCGCCACGACGCCGAGCGCGCGCACCGCCGCCGCCCGGCGCAGCCGGACCGCATCCGCCTCGCCCGGCGCGGCGTCCCAGCCGAGCGCGGCGAGGTGCGGGCCGAACAGCGTGACGACGAGCGCCGCGAAGCGGAGCCGGTCGCCGTCCGCGAGCAGCCGGTGGTCGATCGCGGAGAGCCGCGCCACCAGCTCGTCCAGGACGGCGTGGTCCGCCTCGGCGCCGAAGCGCGTGACGAGGTCGAGGAACGCGTCGATCTCCCGCTCGCCGCAGCGCACCAGGGCCCACTCGTCGGAGAGCAGCTGGATCCGCTCCGCCGGGGCGAGCCGGCCGACGGCGCGCCCGATGGCGTCGAGCCCCGCGGCGTCGTACGCCACGCGGTAGAAGCCGGTCGCGGCCGCGTTCGCGCACACGTAGGCGGGCTCGGCGCCGCCGGCGAGCTCCACCTCGGCGCGCCGCTCGCGCAGCAGGACCCGCTGCTCGGTCACGCGCTCTCCGTCGCCGTGGCGAACCACCAGCGGCACCGGCCAGAGCGAGTCGTCGCCCTCCCCGGCCCCGGGCTCCGAGAAGAAGCGGCGCTGCTCGAGCACGAGCCTGCGCCCCTCCCTCGCGACGCGCACGAGCGGGAACCCGGGCTTGCCGATCCAGGCGTTCGCGAGCTCGACCACCGGCTCTCCGGACGCCTCCCCCAGCGCGGACCACAGGTCGTCGGCGACCGCGTTCCCCTGCGCGTGCCGCCGCATGTAGAGGCGGATGCCGTCCCGGAACCGCTCCTCGCCCAGGTAGCCCTCGATCATGCGGAGCACCGCCCCGCCCTTCTCGTAGGTGATGAGATCGAACGCCTCGCCGGCCGCGTTCACGTCGCGGATCTCGGCGCGGATGGGGTGCGTCGAGCGCAGGGCGTCGAGGTGCATCGCCGCCGCCTTGCCCTGGTCGAACTCCAGCCACACGCGCCAGGCGGGGTTCCACCGGTCGACGATCTTGAAGGCCATCCAGGTGGCGAACGCCTCGTTGAGCCAGAGGTCGTCCCACCACGTCATGGTGACCCAGTTGCCGAACCACTGGTGCGCGAGCTCGTGGGTCACGACCTCCGCGACCCGCTTCTTCTGCGCGAGGGAGGCCGTCTGCGGATCGAGGAGGAGCGCCACCTCGCGGAAGGTGATGAGCCCCGCGTTCTCCATCGCTCCGGCCTCGAACTCGGGGAGCCCGACCTGATCGACCTTGCCGAACGCATAGGGGACGCCGAAGTAGTCCTCGAGGCGCGGCAGCACCGCGACGGCGACGTCCTGACCGAACCCGGTGAGCGGGAGCTTCTCCGGGGAGGCCCACGTGCGAACCGGCACGCCGCGGACGCTCGTGGCGGGGGACCCGTCGATGGGGCCGACCACCAGCGCGACGAGGTAGGTCGGGAGCGGCGGCGTCTCCGCGAAGCCGACCCGCTTGCGGCCCGGGCCGAGCGCCTCCTCGCGCTCCGGCGCGCCGTTCGAGAGCACGACCGCCGCCGCGGGCGCCTCGACGACCAGCCGCCAGCGGGCCTTGAACCCTGGCTCGTCGAAGCAGGGGAAGACGCGCCGCGCGTCCGCCGCCTCGAACTGCGTGGCGGCGAGGCCGCTCCCGGCGAGGTAGAGGCCGCGCAGCCCTCCGGTCATGCGGCCGGTCCACGCGAGCTCGAGCGTCCCCGCTCCGGCCGGCACCGGCTCGGCGAAGCGCAGGACGACCGTCTCGCTCGCGGCCACGGGCGTGATCGAGGCGGGCTCCAGGACCCGATCCGCCACGCGCAGCGTCGCCCGCGTCACGTCCAGCTCGGCGGCGTGCAGGACGAGCTCGTCGGCCGGCTGCGCCGCGGCGAGCTCGACCCGCTCCGTCCCGGAGAAGCGCTTGCCCTCGAGATCCACGGAGAGGGTCGCGTCGTAGCGCGTGGGGCGCAGGTGGGTCGGGAGCCGGAACGTACGCTCGTCGGTGGGGTGGGGCATGGCTCGGTGGTCTCCGCTGGGCCTCGCAGAGGTAACCGAGGAGCGCCGTCGCCAACCAGGACTTTCCGCGTCAGCCGCCGCTCCCGGACCCCGCCGGGTCGGCCGCGGCGCGCGCTGCGAGGCCAGCTCGAGCGCGCCCGCGTCGCCGGCGCGCGCTAGGCGACCTTCCCGCGCTTCCCGTATTCCTTGTCGAGATAGAGCGCGGCCCCCGGGCGGTCGCCGACCATGCGCAGCTTCTGGATGATCTCGTCCGCGGCCGCCTCCTCCTCGACCTGCTCGGTGACGAACCCGTCGAGGAACACCCGCGCCGCGGTGTCTCGCTCTTCCACCGCGACGGCGTGGAGCTCGTGCACGAGGGACGTCACCTTGCGCTCGTGCTCCAGGACCTTCTCGAACACGTCGTTCACGCTGGCCCACGCGGCAGGAGGCGCTTCGACCGGGCCGAAGCGCGCCTCACCCCCGCGCGCGAGGAGGAAGTCGAGGCTCCTCCGCGCGTGCTCGAGCTCCTCGGCGTGCTGCGCCCGGAGCCAGCGCGCGAACCCCTTCCACACGTGCGCCTCGCACCACGCCGACATCCCCAGGTACAGGTGCGCCGAGTACAGCTCCGCCTGGACGTGGCGGTTCAGGGCCTCGCTCATCTTCGGTCCGATCATTTCCCCTCCTCCTTCGCGGCTGCTCCGGTGGTCATCTGCACTGGCAGGCGTTCGACGAGCCGGCCCCTCACGGGTGTGGCAGTTGGCAAGGCGCGTTGCGTTAATTTGATTAGGGAATCAGCGGAGGTGCGCAATGGCCGTGATCCAGGGCAACGACGAGATGATGCGCTCCCGAGAGGTCGCGGAGGCTGCGCGGGAGGCCGAGTGGCAGGGTGCCGGGTTCCTCCGCGAGCTCTTCCTCGGCAAGCTCAGGCTCGACCTCATCCACCCCTACCCGCTCGAAGGCCCGGAGCGCCCCGAGTTCCGCCGCTTCTATGCCGCGTTCGAGCAGTTCCTGCGCGAGAAGGTGGATCCCGTCCAGATCGACGAGACGGGCGAGTATCCCCCCGAGGTGATCGACGGGCTGAAGCGGCTCGGCGCTTTCGGCATGAAGGTGCCGGTCGAGTACGGCGGCCTCGGGCTGAACCAGGTCGAGTACGGAAAGGCGATGCAGCTCGTCGGGGGCTACGACGCGAACATCACGGCTCTGCTCTCCGCCCACCAGTCCATCGGCGTGCCGCAGCCGCTCAAGCTGTTCGGCTCGCCCGAGCTGAAGCAGAAGTACCTCCCGCGCATCGCCAAGGGCGCCATCAGCGCGTTCGCGCTGACCGAGGTGCACGTCGGCTCGGATCCGGCCCGCCTCTCCACGAGCTACGAGCCGTCGCCCGACGGCAAGCACTACGTCATCAACGGGTCCAAGCTCTGGTGCACGAACGGCACGATCGCCGAGCTGCTCGTGGTCATGGCGCGGAACCCCAAGACCAACGCCATCAGCGCGTTCGTGGTCGAGGCGGACTCGGAGGGCGTGGAGGTCACGCACCGCTGCCGGTTCATGGGGCTGCGCGCGCTCGCCAACGCGGCGATCCGCTTCACGAACGTGAAGGTCCCGGCGGAGAACCTCATCGGGAAGGAGGGGCGCGGCCTCAAGATCGCGCTCACCACGCTCAACACGGGCCGGCTGTCCCTGCCCGCCGCGGTG includes:
- a CDS encoding MFS transporter produces the protein MTTTLASDPARPTPPFLFLFLDLPFGAAVGYAMIAMPFWLRQGGVPLDRVGAISAAVFAPHAFKILWIPVLDIGSLKRAWYLAMTAATAGLLVAASLVPDPLRNLGLYTTLVMLAQATATTAHAANNALMAITTRLEDKGKAGGFSMASNVGGTGLLGALALWVSEHVSPRAGGLVLAVVIVASAALALRIVEPRRVDLAVAQAGSLARALGRHLWEMLKDLGRTVRSRDGFTGLVICLVPVGCGALTNLFAGMAPDFGATGRVVGIVNGIGGGLTAAAGALVGGYLADRMSRRLAYAAAGGLTALSALAMLLAPLTQTTYAWGTLAYSFANGIAFATWAGMVLELIGHTAATTTKYALFNASSNLAISYVTWLDGWAAGGWLFPAELRGSRGSLAMDVMLTLAGIAALLVMVAVVRRRAGPSPAASAADVGG
- a CDS encoding M1 family metallopeptidase, producing MPHPTDERTFRLPTHLRPTRYDATLSVDLEGKRFSGTERVELAAAQPADELVLHAAELDVTRATLRVADRVLEPASITPVAASETVVLRFAEPVPAGAGTLELAWTGRMTGGLRGLYLAGSGLAATQFEAADARRVFPCFDEPGFKARWRLVVEAPAAAVVLSNGAPEREEALGPGRKRVGFAETPPLPTYLVALVVGPIDGSPATSVRGVPVRTWASPEKLPLTGFGQDVAVAVLPRLEDYFGVPYAFGKVDQVGLPEFEAGAMENAGLITFREVALLLDPQTASLAQKKRVAEVVTHELAHQWFGNWVTMTWWDDLWLNEAFATWMAFKIVDRWNPAWRVWLEFDQGKAAAMHLDALRSTHPIRAEIRDVNAAGEAFDLITYEKGGAVLRMIEGYLGEERFRDGIRLYMRRHAQGNAVADDLWSALGEASGEPVVELANAWIGKPGFPLVRVAREGRRLVLEQRRFFSEPGAGEGDDSLWPVPLVVRHGDGERVTEQRVLLRERRAEVELAGGAEPAYVCANAAATGFYRVAYDAAGLDAIGRAVGRLAPAERIQLLSDEWALVRCGEREIDAFLDLVTRFGAEADHAVLDELVARLSAIDHRLLADGDRLRFAALVVTLFGPHLAALGWDAAPGEADAVRLRRAAAVRALGVVARSAGVVGEAAARLDRWIAGDRKALEPNLHDASVAMAARAGDASRFERFRALFAKETDPAFRRRWLLALASFEDPNLAARGVELAFTDEVPLQDVASFVAALLANRTARRPFWERLRADWERLHARVKGAPMLLRRIVEAMGALVERRELEEAEAFLAAHPLDEARQAIAQTLERLRQDVALRERTQAGIGRWLEAR
- a CDS encoding ferritin is translated as MIGPKMSEALNRHVQAELYSAHLYLGMSAWCEAHVWKGFARWLRAQHAEELEHARRSLDFLLARGGEARFGPVEAPPAAWASVNDVFEKVLEHERKVTSLVHELHAVAVEERDTAARVFLDGFVTEQVEEEAAADEIIQKLRMVGDRPGAALYLDKEYGKRGKVA